From a region of the Halorussus caseinilyticus genome:
- a CDS encoding ParA family protein — MLTYAVYSEAGGVGKTTLSANLARAHADNDHDVLVVDLDPQDGSLSHLLGVDDDRADSDADTLVHHLIDRPKGDFTDLLTTTEGIDVLPSHNRLEDLGSLLDRAAQTAEDLGEPFNKFGRLQHVLAKNDIPDTYDILVVDPPATVGPHLYNAIYATRSLTIPVEPTGKGSESVDGLESVVAGIEDTLDIHVGVLAAVVNRYEGTNDQQTIHKTVDNLPYPNPVTIRKRSSLFEKCWSIQGSAFAVEDHDDGRDLRDYEHETLDQLRELADFLEERGDL, encoded by the coding sequence ATGCTGACATACGCAGTGTACAGCGAAGCAGGCGGCGTCGGCAAAACAACCCTCTCGGCGAACCTCGCCCGCGCCCACGCCGACAACGACCACGACGTACTCGTCGTCGACCTCGACCCCCAAGACGGCAGTCTCTCCCACCTCCTCGGCGTGGACGACGACCGCGCCGACAGCGACGCCGACACCCTCGTCCACCACCTCATCGACCGACCGAAAGGCGACTTCACCGACCTCCTCACCACAACCGAAGGCATCGACGTACTCCCCTCCCACAACCGTCTCGAAGACCTCGGGTCCCTACTCGACCGCGCCGCCCAAACCGCCGAAGACCTCGGCGAACCCTTCAACAAATTCGGCCGCCTCCAGCACGTCCTCGCAAAGAACGACATCCCCGACACCTACGACATCCTCGTCGTTGACCCGCCCGCGACCGTCGGCCCCCACCTCTACAACGCCATCTACGCAACCCGGTCGCTCACCATCCCCGTCGAACCAACCGGCAAAGGAAGCGAATCCGTCGACGGTCTCGAATCCGTCGTCGCCGGAATCGAAGACACACTCGACATCCACGTCGGCGTTCTCGCCGCCGTCGTCAACCGCTACGAAGGCACCAACGACCAACAAACCATCCACAAAACAGTCGACAACCTCCCCTATCCGAACCCAGTCACCATCCGGAAACGCTCGTCGCTCTTCGAGAAGTGCTGGTCGATTCAAGGCTCCGCGTTCGCCGTCGAAGACCACGACGACGGCCGCGACCTCCGCGACTACGAACACGAGACGCTCGACCAACTCCGCGAACTCGCCGACTTCCTCGAAGAGCGTGGTGACCTATGA
- a CDS encoding orc1/cdc6 family replication initiation protein yields MPPDISFTPDNDLYKNRDTLFEDYTPDTIVGRDTELEQYHEALQPVINGERPSNIFLYGKTGVGKTAATKFLLDRLQRDADQYDVDLTVIYLNCEDLSKSYQIAVKLVNELRDPSDQISETGHPGYKVYEYLWDELDAVGGTILVVLDEVDNIGDDDSILYQIPRARSNEHITNAKVGIIGISNDLSFRDNLSAKVRSSLCEKAISFPPYDAPELQDVLQQRADTAFHDDALADDVLPLCAAYGAQDAGDARKALDLLREAGDIARAADADHVHDHHVEKARDKLEREEVMDGIADLAEHQQLTLYALATFEGDDETPVSSSTVYDRYQSLCHYIGSDPRSARRVRDFLKELADLSITARTPQNEGLSGGKYHDHDLKHDLETVVVAMADLVDYVGVHEGIEDVVRSSDEIVLSSDIDATLSPD; encoded by the coding sequence ATGCCACCCGACATCAGCTTCACCCCCGACAACGACCTCTACAAGAACCGCGACACCCTCTTCGAAGACTACACCCCCGACACAATCGTCGGCCGCGACACCGAACTCGAACAATACCACGAAGCACTCCAACCCGTCATCAACGGCGAACGCCCATCCAACATCTTCCTCTACGGCAAAACCGGCGTCGGAAAAACCGCCGCCACCAAATTCCTCCTCGACCGCCTCCAACGAGACGCCGACCAGTACGACGTAGACCTCACCGTCATCTACCTCAACTGCGAAGACCTCAGCAAAAGCTACCAAATCGCCGTGAAACTCGTCAACGAACTCCGCGACCCAAGCGACCAAATCAGCGAAACCGGCCACCCCGGATACAAAGTCTACGAATACCTCTGGGACGAACTCGACGCCGTCGGCGGCACCATCCTCGTCGTCCTCGACGAAGTTGATAACATCGGCGACGACGATTCTATCCTCTACCAAATCCCGCGCGCCCGGAGCAACGAACACATCACGAACGCGAAAGTCGGCATCATCGGCATCAGCAACGACCTCTCGTTCCGCGACAACCTCTCGGCGAAAGTCCGGTCGTCGCTCTGCGAGAAAGCTATCTCGTTCCCGCCCTACGACGCCCCCGAACTCCAAGACGTACTCCAGCAACGCGCCGACACCGCCTTCCACGACGACGCTCTCGCCGACGACGTACTCCCGCTCTGTGCCGCGTACGGCGCACAAGACGCCGGTGACGCCCGGAAAGCCCTCGACCTGCTCCGAGAAGCGGGCGACATCGCGCGCGCCGCGGACGCCGACCACGTTCACGACCATCACGTCGAGAAAGCACGCGACAAACTCGAACGCGAAGAAGTCATGGACGGCATCGCCGACCTCGCCGAACACCAACAACTCACCTTGTACGCGCTGGCGACGTTCGAAGGCGACGACGAAACACCCGTCAGTTCCTCGACGGTCTACGACCGCTACCAATCGCTCTGCCACTATATCGGAAGCGACCCACGGTCGGCGCGCCGCGTCCGGGACTTCCTGAAAGAACTCGCGGACCTCAGCATCACCGCCCGCACTCCACAGAACGAGGGACTGTCAGGTGGGAAGTACCACGACCACGACCTCAAACACGACCTCGAAACCGTCGTGGTCGCCATGGCCGACCTCGTTGATTACGTCGGCGTCCACGAAGGTATCGAAGATGTCGTCCGGTCGTCGGACGAAATCGTCCTCTCCTCGGACATCGATGCCACCCTCTCCCCCGACTGA